A stretch of the Bacillus sp. FJAT-18017 genome encodes the following:
- a CDS encoding phytoene desaturase family protein, translated as MDKWDVVIIGGGLAGYVASNYLARSKLSVLMLEKGKQVGGRARTTKIKGQYFNLGPHALYKKGKAWVILEELGIQLDGKRPKPDGILTGDNHEFIAPFSAIGVLTTHYLNWKEKVEWLAVLSEVIRVDVQKIAELTFCQWVTQTARSKKVQSLLFVLGRLSAYCHAPERVGAAVILSHLKSVLGGVIYLNGGWQTIIDQLHNQAVITGVQIQTHKTVEQITETSTDSLKVVLSDGEEILGRNVIYTAGPQELAGMLGKDEGAFFRNMIPVKGATLDIALTKLPRPKKLFAMDIRKPFYMSVHSACARLSEDKDNSVLHVFKYFHPDEKIDGTKVKEELEQFLEGIQPDWKDHVITSRYMPQITVNHRLPQIGDEFQLGSSTTEIPGLYIAGDWACPDLILAEGAASSAKRAAAEIIKNRMG; from the coding sequence ATGGATAAATGGGACGTAGTGATAATTGGTGGAGGCTTAGCAGGCTATGTGGCAAGTAATTACCTGGCACGGAGCAAGTTGTCTGTCTTAATGCTGGAAAAGGGGAAACAAGTTGGCGGAAGGGCAAGGACAACGAAAATTAAAGGACAGTATTTTAACCTTGGTCCTCATGCTCTTTATAAAAAAGGAAAAGCATGGGTCATTCTCGAAGAATTAGGTATCCAGCTTGATGGAAAGCGGCCCAAACCGGATGGCATTTTAACTGGAGACAACCATGAATTCATTGCTCCTTTTTCTGCAATAGGGGTGTTAACGACACATTATTTGAATTGGAAGGAAAAGGTGGAGTGGTTAGCGGTTTTATCAGAAGTTATTCGTGTTGATGTGCAAAAAATAGCTGAGCTTACATTCTGCCAATGGGTTACACAAACAGCCCGTTCTAAAAAGGTCCAATCGCTACTATTCGTACTTGGAAGGCTTTCGGCTTATTGCCATGCCCCGGAACGGGTAGGTGCTGCAGTGATATTGTCGCATTTGAAGAGTGTCTTGGGTGGTGTTATTTATCTCAATGGAGGATGGCAGACAATTATTGACCAACTTCACAACCAAGCGGTCATCACAGGTGTCCAAATACAGACGCATAAAACTGTAGAACAAATCACAGAGACTTCAACTGATTCTTTAAAAGTTGTCCTTTCAGATGGGGAGGAAATCCTGGGCAGAAATGTGATTTATACAGCTGGGCCACAGGAATTGGCCGGGATGCTGGGTAAAGACGAGGGTGCCTTCTTCAGGAATATGATCCCGGTAAAAGGAGCCACCTTGGATATAGCATTAACAAAGCTTCCAAGGCCAAAGAAACTGTTTGCTATGGACATAAGGAAGCCTTTTTATATGTCGGTCCATTCAGCCTGCGCCAGACTTTCTGAAGACAAGGATAATAGTGTTTTGCATGTATTTAAATACTTCCATCCGGACGAGAAGATTGATGGAACTAAAGTTAAAGAGGAGCTAGAACAGTTCCTTGAGGGAATTCAACCAGACTGGAAAGACCATGTGATTACAAGCCGGTACATGCCCCAAATTACAGTAAACCACCGGCTGCCCCAGATTGGTGATGAGTTTCAGCTAGGCAGTTCTACTACAGAGATTCCAGGATTATATATAGCAGGAGACTGGGCATGTCCCGATTTAATATTGGCAGAGGGGGCAGCAAGCAGCGCAAAACGGGCAGCTGCTGAAATCATCAAAAATCGAATGGGGTGA
- a CDS encoding MDR family MFS transporter yields the protein MRLRDWDANLRIRLVSEALLNTTFWMFFPFLTIYFAGEFGKTNAGLLLIFSQVFSVFANLLGGYCADRFGRKRMMVVAAAGQGISYLLFGIAQSPWLDSPMLGFICFTVAGMFISIYWPASQAMVADLVDEKNRSSVFAVFYTSTNISVVVGPILGSIFYIDYPSQLLVVSGLIGFALAFILGKWVRETLPASVAASRTADNLRWYHVLRDQFMDYTVIIKDRTFLLFIIAGIVLGQTFMQLDLLFPVYMSEMVNNQNLFSFGSWSFDIDGDRAFGLVLAENGLLVVLLTVVITRWMVKFKERDVFIASAVLYAVGIYIFGQTTWIWGLIIAMAIFTFGELVSVGIQQSFVSNLAPEHLRGQYFAAASLRFTIAKTIAPISIPLSGWVGYEWTFIILALLSLVSGWIYWITFKTYFKQRSLA from the coding sequence ATGCGATTAAGGGATTGGGATGCGAATTTGCGGATCCGGCTTGTGTCGGAAGCGTTATTAAATACAACCTTTTGGATGTTTTTTCCGTTCTTGACGATTTATTTTGCTGGGGAGTTTGGAAAAACAAATGCGGGACTGCTGTTAATTTTTTCACAGGTTTTTTCGGTGTTTGCGAATTTACTAGGCGGCTATTGCGCGGATCGGTTTGGCCGCAAGAGAATGATGGTTGTTGCTGCTGCCGGCCAGGGGATATCCTATCTTCTATTCGGAATCGCTCAGTCGCCATGGCTTGATTCCCCGATGCTTGGGTTCATTTGTTTCACTGTTGCTGGCATGTTTATTTCAATTTACTGGCCGGCCAGTCAGGCAATGGTTGCTGATCTTGTCGACGAAAAGAACCGCAGCAGTGTTTTTGCTGTTTTTTATACATCAACCAATATTTCGGTCGTTGTCGGGCCAATTCTGGGTTCAATTTTTTACATCGACTATCCGTCTCAACTGCTGGTTGTCTCAGGGCTAATCGGTTTCGCGCTGGCGTTCATCCTTGGGAAATGGGTGCGGGAAACGCTGCCGGCATCAGTTGCTGCCTCCAGAACAGCGGACAACTTAAGATGGTATCATGTGCTCAGAGACCAGTTTATGGATTATACAGTAATTATAAAGGACCGAACCTTTCTCCTATTCATCATTGCAGGGATTGTGCTTGGACAGACATTCATGCAGCTCGACCTTCTATTTCCGGTTTATATGAGTGAGATGGTCAACAACCAGAATCTCTTCAGTTTCGGCAGCTGGTCGTTCGATATTGATGGTGACCGCGCATTTGGGCTGGTTCTCGCGGAAAACGGCCTGCTTGTTGTCTTATTGACAGTGGTCATTACACGATGGATGGTGAAATTCAAGGAACGCGATGTCTTCATCGCCTCGGCGGTCCTGTATGCAGTTGGGATTTATATATTCGGCCAGACAACATGGATTTGGGGGCTTATTATCGCAATGGCGATTTTTACATTCGGGGAACTAGTGTCTGTAGGCATCCAGCAAAGCTTCGTCTCCAACCTTGCTCCCGAACACTTGCGCGGCCAGTATTTTGCAGCAGCCAGCCTTCGTTTTACTATAGCCAAGACAATCGCACCCATTTCGATTCCATTGTCCGGCTGGGTTGGATACGAGTGGACCTTTATCATTCTCGCGCTCCTTTCCTTGGTAAGCGGATGGATTTATTGGATTACCTTCAAGACCTACTTTAAACAGAGGTCTCTGGCTTAG
- a CDS encoding M20/M25/M40 family metallo-hydrolase, which translates to MLWQTKKQMAELLARLVSIPSITGSESEQLFPDLLALELKSLPYFQKNSHHLQIHKSPGASYLTALVEKPGTKKTIVMISHFDVVGVEDYGQLKEDAFSTDRLTNRFSEDPEMLTEAARAELEKGDWVFGRGTMDMKAGLVAQISLLERFSYGEIDGNLLLVTVSDEEVGSSGMLAAVEEMVRLQEELCLEYVLCLNSEPSFKEHPLDTIKYMYTGTIGKMMPTFFCVGQETHGGEPFAGLNASLLAAALTMEFELNNDFLEQVGVEKTPPPTNLMLRDLKESYNVQTPTSAVAMFNLLYMEQTPEEIVARTLEKAKQAAKKVLGHYHNKSEAAGVAGLPFEIPVLTWADLFLKVKESIGASRTEELLTYALEASAGEDERGRSLRMVQEFSAYVESKPFIVFYFSPPFYPAVSSRFDETVRSLGDFLKKEQPELVERGFFPGLCDLSYATSSVSKKDTQLLIGNMPLYKHGYSIPFELIDQLRMPVFNLGPYGADPHQKTERLELNYSFVTLPGLLEKLARHVFSI; encoded by the coding sequence ATGCTTTGGCAGACAAAAAAACAAATGGCAGAGCTGCTGGCACGCCTTGTCAGCATTCCGAGCATCACCGGTTCCGAGTCGGAACAGCTATTCCCGGACTTGCTCGCCCTTGAATTAAAGTCACTTCCTTATTTTCAAAAAAATAGCCATCATTTACAGATTCACAAATCACCGGGGGCGTCTTACCTGACCGCATTGGTTGAAAAACCTGGCACTAAAAAAACGATTGTAATGATCAGTCATTTTGATGTAGTAGGTGTTGAAGATTACGGCCAGCTTAAGGAGGATGCCTTCTCTACCGATAGGCTGACCAATCGTTTCAGTGAAGACCCTGAGATGCTGACAGAGGCAGCCCGCGCAGAGCTTGAGAAAGGTGACTGGGTATTTGGGCGCGGGACGATGGATATGAAGGCCGGACTCGTTGCCCAGATATCTTTATTGGAGAGGTTTTCTTACGGTGAAATTGATGGGAATCTGCTTTTGGTCACGGTTTCCGATGAGGAAGTTGGCTCAAGTGGGATGCTTGCCGCTGTCGAGGAAATGGTTCGCCTCCAGGAGGAGCTTTGCCTGGAATACGTGCTTTGCCTCAATTCCGAGCCATCGTTCAAGGAGCATCCGCTCGATACAATCAAATATATGTACACCGGCACAATTGGCAAAATGATGCCGACATTCTTTTGTGTTGGGCAGGAGACACATGGAGGCGAGCCATTCGCCGGGCTCAACGCATCGCTCCTAGCCGCAGCACTAACCATGGAGTTTGAACTGAACAACGATTTTCTAGAGCAGGTTGGGGTGGAGAAAACTCCTCCGCCCACCAATTTGATGCTGCGTGATTTAAAGGAAAGCTACAATGTTCAGACTCCCACCTCGGCGGTTGCAATGTTCAATCTTCTTTATATGGAGCAGACTCCTGAAGAAATTGTTGCCAGGACACTTGAAAAAGCGAAACAAGCTGCCAAAAAGGTTCTAGGTCATTATCACAACAAATCGGAAGCTGCGGGCGTTGCCGGACTTCCTTTTGAAATTCCAGTTCTCACGTGGGCGGATCTTTTTTTAAAAGTAAAGGAAAGCATTGGTGCCTCCCGGACGGAAGAATTGCTGACATATGCACTTGAGGCAAGTGCCGGGGAGGATGAGCGCGGCAGGAGCCTGCGTATGGTTCAGGAGTTTTCCGCCTACGTTGAATCAAAACCATTCATCGTCTTTTATTTCAGCCCGCCTTTTTATCCGGCGGTTTCATCCAGATTCGATGAAACAGTCCGCTCCTTGGGTGATTTTTTGAAAAAGGAACAGCCAGAGCTTGTTGAACGTGGCTTTTTCCCTGGGTTGTGCGATTTGAGTTATGCTACGTCATCGGTTTCAAAAAAGGATACGCAGCTGCTTATTGGGAATATGCCTCTGTATAAACATGGCTATAGCATTCCGTTTGAGTTGATCGATCAATTAAGGATGCCCGTTTTCAATCTTGGGCCATATGGTGCAGACCCCCATCAAAAAACAGAACGGCTGGAGCTGAATTATTCCTTTGTAACATTGCCTGGTTTGCTCGAGAAGCTTGCCCGCCATGTATTTTCTATATGA
- a CDS encoding aminopeptidase, with product MSDFKTRLEKYAELAVRVGVNIQPGQTLVINCTLDAVEFVRLAVKKAYEAGAHNVVVNWTDDKVSRTKYELAPEEAFNEYPKWRAKESEELAENGAALMSIVSSSPDLLKGVNPHRIANFQKSAGKALSRYRQMMQADKFSWTVIAVPSAEWAAKVFPDVPESEQVSKLWDAIFASVRVDAEDPVLAWKQHDQTLHAKVHVLNERRFKFLHYKAPGTDLIIELPKGHLWVGAGSTNEQGHEFMANMPTEEVFTVPLKTGVNGVVSSTKPLSYGGNIIDKFSVTFQEGRIVDVKAEEGEEILRQLVETDEGSHYLGEVALVPHDSPISNSNVLFYNTLFDENASNHLAIGAAYAFCLEGGKTMTREQLDAAGLNDSLTHVDFMIGSAEMDIDGISEDGARVPVFRSGNWAI from the coding sequence ATGAGCGATTTTAAAACAAGATTAGAGAAGTATGCAGAGCTTGCAGTGAGGGTTGGCGTTAATATTCAGCCTGGGCAAACACTCGTTATCAATTGTACGCTTGATGCAGTCGAGTTCGTAAGGCTTGCAGTCAAGAAAGCGTACGAAGCGGGTGCGCACAATGTTGTTGTCAACTGGACGGACGATAAAGTATCCCGGACGAAATATGAACTTGCTCCTGAGGAAGCATTCAACGAATACCCGAAATGGCGCGCAAAGGAGTCTGAGGAACTGGCGGAAAATGGCGCGGCGTTGATGTCAATAGTGTCTTCTTCACCAGACTTGCTGAAAGGCGTTAACCCGCATCGAATTGCCAACTTCCAAAAGTCTGCCGGCAAAGCTCTATCCCGTTACCGCCAGATGATGCAGGCAGACAAATTCAGCTGGACTGTTATTGCGGTTCCTTCCGCGGAATGGGCTGCAAAGGTTTTCCCGGATGTCCCAGAATCCGAGCAGGTCAGCAAACTTTGGGATGCCATTTTTGCTTCTGTCCGTGTCGATGCTGAAGATCCGGTACTCGCGTGGAAACAGCATGACCAGACATTGCATGCAAAGGTTCATGTATTGAATGAACGACGCTTTAAATTCCTTCATTATAAAGCTCCTGGAACTGATTTGATTATTGAGCTGCCAAAAGGTCATCTTTGGGTGGGAGCAGGCAGCACGAATGAACAGGGCCACGAGTTTATGGCGAACATGCCTACTGAGGAAGTTTTCACAGTTCCTTTAAAAACAGGTGTGAATGGCGTTGTCTCTTCGACCAAGCCGCTTTCGTACGGCGGCAATATCATCGACAAATTCAGCGTAACCTTCCAGGAAGGCCGAATTGTTGATGTTAAAGCGGAAGAAGGCGAGGAAATTCTTCGCCAGCTAGTCGAAACCGACGAAGGCTCTCACTATCTAGGTGAAGTGGCGCTCGTACCGCACGACTCACCAATTTCAAACTCGAATGTTTTGTTCTACAATACATTGTTCGATGAAAATGCCTCCAACCACCTTGCGATCGGGGCTGCTTATGCATTCTGTCTCGAAGGCGGCAAGACAATGACCCGGGAGCAGCTTGACGCGGCAGGCCTGAACGACAGCCTGACCCATGTCGATTTCATGATTGGCTCTGCTGAAATGGACATCGACGGCATTTCAGAAGACGGTGCACGAGTGCCAGTCTTCCGCTCCGGTAACTGGGCAATCTAA